A part of Streptomyces sp. DSM 40750 genomic DNA contains:
- a CDS encoding M16 family metallopeptidase, translating to MTSRSSTATARTSSEARAVARTQTLIKGMNGIGTVRKTTLPGGLRIVTETLPSVRSATFGIWAHVGSRDETPALNGATHYLEHLLFKGTSRRSALDISSAIDAVGGEMNAFTAKEYTCYYARVLDADLPLAIDTVCDMLTDSLIREEDVDVERGAILEEIAMTEDDPGDCVHDLFAHTMFGDTPLGRPVLGTVDTVNALTADRIRRFYKKHYDPTHLVVACAGNIDHNKVVRLVRAAFEKAGALTRADATPIAPREGRRGLRTAGRVELVGRKTEQAHVVLGMPGLARTDERRWALGVLNTALGGGMSSRLFQEVREKRGLAYSVYSYTSGFADCGLFGVYAGCRPSQVHDVLKICRDELDQVAEHGLPDDEIERAIGQLRGSTVLGLEDTGAIMNRIGKSELCWGEQMSVDEMLTRIAMVTPDEIRAVAREILGRRPSLSVIGPLKDKQASRLHEAVA from the coding sequence GTGACGTCGCGTAGCTCCACGGCGACGGCCCGCACCTCCTCGGAGGCGCGGGCCGTCGCCCGTACCCAAACCCTGATCAAGGGCATGAACGGCATCGGTACGGTCCGCAAGACCACCCTCCCGGGCGGCCTGCGCATCGTCACCGAGACCCTGCCGTCCGTGCGCTCCGCCACCTTCGGCATCTGGGCGCACGTCGGCTCCCGCGACGAGACACCCGCGCTGAACGGCGCCACCCACTACCTGGAGCACCTGCTCTTCAAGGGCACCTCACGCCGTAGCGCGCTCGACATCTCGTCCGCGATCGACGCGGTCGGCGGCGAGATGAACGCGTTCACGGCGAAGGAGTACACGTGCTACTACGCACGCGTGCTCGACGCCGACCTGCCGCTCGCCATCGACACGGTCTGCGACATGCTCACCGACTCGCTCATCCGCGAGGAGGACGTCGACGTCGAGCGCGGCGCGATCCTCGAAGAGATCGCGATGACCGAGGACGACCCGGGCGACTGCGTGCACGACCTGTTCGCGCACACCATGTTCGGCGACACCCCCCTCGGCCGCCCGGTCCTCGGCACGGTCGACACGGTCAACGCCCTCACCGCCGACCGCATCCGCCGCTTCTACAAGAAGCACTACGACCCGACCCACCTCGTCGTCGCCTGCGCCGGCAACATCGACCACAACAAGGTCGTACGACTGGTCCGCGCGGCCTTCGAGAAGGCGGGCGCCCTCACCCGCGCCGACGCCACCCCGATCGCCCCGCGCGAGGGCCGCCGCGGCCTCCGTACGGCCGGCCGCGTCGAGCTCGTCGGCCGCAAGACCGAGCAGGCCCATGTCGTCCTCGGCATGCCCGGCCTCGCCCGCACCGACGAGCGCCGCTGGGCCCTCGGCGTCCTCAACACCGCGCTCGGCGGCGGCATGTCCTCCCGCCTCTTCCAGGAGGTCCGGGAGAAGCGGGGCCTGGCGTACAGCGTGTACTCGTACACGTCCGGCTTCGCCGACTGCGGGCTCTTCGGCGTCTACGCCGGCTGCCGCCCGTCCCAGGTGCACGACGTGCTGAAGATCTGCCGCGACGAGCTCGACCAGGTCGCCGAGCACGGGCTGCCGGACGACGAGATCGAGCGCGCCATCGGCCAGCTCCGCGGCTCCACGGTCCTCGGCCTGGAGGACACCGGCGCGATCATGAACCGCATCGGCAAGAGCGAGCTGTGCTGGGGTGAGCAGATGTCCGTCGACGAGATGCTGACCCGGATAGCCATGGTGACCCCCGACGAGATCCGTGCCGTCGCCCGCGAGATCCTGGGCCGGCGCCCCTCCCTGTCGGTGATCGGCCCGCTCAAGGACAAACAGGCGTCCCGTCTGCACGAAGCCGTCGCCTAA
- a CDS encoding polyribonucleotide nucleotidyltransferase, translating to MENETHYAEAVIDNGSFGTRTIRFETGRLAKQAAGSAVAYLDDDTMVLSATTASKNPKDQLDFFPLTVDVEERMYAAGKIPGSFFRREGRPSEDAILTCRLIDRPLRPSFKKGLRNEIQVVATIMALNPDHLYDVVAINAASASTQLAGLPFSGPIGGVRVALINGQWVAFPTHTELEDAVFDMVVAGRTLEDGDVAIMMVEAEATEKTIQLVKGGAEAPTEEVVAAGLDAAKPFIKVLCKAQADLASKAAKPTAEFPIFLDHQDDVLEALKAAVKDELAQALTIAGKQERETELDRVKALAAEKLLPQFEGREKEISAAYRSLTKQLVRERVIKEKKRIDGRGVTDIRTLAAEVEAIPRVHGSAVFERGETQILGVTTLNMLRMEQQLDTLSPVTRKRYMHNYNFPPYSTGETGRVGSPKRREIGHGALAERALVPVLPTREEFPYAIRQVSEALSSNGSTSMGSVCASTMSLLNAGVPLKAPVAGIAMGLISQEIDGETHYVTLTDILGAEDAFGDMDFKVAGTKEFVTALQLDTKLDGIPASVLAAALKQARDARLHILDVMMEAIDTPDEMSPNAPRIITVKIPVDKIGEVIGPKGKMINQIQEDTGADITIEDDGTIYIGAVDGPSAEAARTTINGIANPTMPEVGERYLGTVVKTTTFGAFVSLLPGKDGLLHISQIRKLAGGKRVENVEDVLGVGAKVQVEIAEIDSRGKLSLIPVIEGESDDEKKDDADK from the coding sequence GTGGAGAACGAGACCCACTACGCCGAGGCCGTCATCGACAACGGCTCCTTCGGCACCCGCACCATCCGCTTCGAGACGGGCCGTCTGGCCAAGCAGGCCGCCGGCTCCGCCGTGGCGTACCTGGACGACGACACCATGGTGCTGTCGGCCACCACCGCCTCCAAGAACCCCAAGGACCAGCTCGACTTCTTCCCCCTCACGGTGGACGTCGAGGAGCGGATGTACGCCGCCGGCAAGATCCCCGGCAGCTTCTTCCGCCGTGAGGGTCGGCCCTCCGAGGACGCCATCCTCACCTGCCGCCTCATCGACCGCCCGCTGCGCCCGTCCTTCAAGAAGGGCCTGCGCAACGAGATCCAGGTCGTCGCCACGATCATGGCGCTCAACCCCGACCACCTGTACGACGTCGTGGCGATCAACGCCGCCTCCGCGTCCACGCAGCTGGCCGGTCTGCCCTTCTCCGGCCCGATCGGCGGCGTCCGCGTCGCACTGATCAACGGCCAGTGGGTGGCCTTCCCGACGCACACCGAGCTCGAGGACGCCGTCTTCGACATGGTCGTCGCGGGCCGCACGCTCGAGGACGGCGACGTCGCGATCATGATGGTCGAGGCCGAGGCCACCGAGAAGACCATCCAGCTGGTCAAGGGCGGCGCCGAGGCGCCGACCGAGGAGGTCGTCGCCGCCGGTCTGGACGCCGCGAAGCCCTTCATCAAGGTCCTGTGCAAGGCCCAGGCCGACCTCGCGTCGAAGGCCGCCAAGCCGACCGCCGAGTTCCCGATCTTCCTCGACCACCAGGACGACGTCCTGGAGGCCCTCAAGGCCGCCGTCAAGGACGAGCTCGCCCAGGCGCTCACCATCGCCGGCAAGCAGGAGCGCGAGACCGAGCTGGACCGCGTCAAGGCGCTCGCCGCCGAGAAGCTGCTCCCGCAGTTCGAGGGCCGCGAGAAGGAGATCTCCGCCGCGTACCGCTCGCTCACCAAGCAGCTGGTCCGCGAGCGCGTGATCAAGGAGAAGAAGCGCATCGACGGCCGCGGCGTGACGGACATCCGTACGCTCGCCGCCGAGGTCGAGGCCATCCCGCGGGTGCACGGTTCCGCCGTGTTCGAGCGTGGCGAGACCCAGATCCTGGGCGTCACCACCCTCAACATGCTCCGCATGGAGCAGCAGCTGGACACGCTGTCGCCCGTGACGCGCAAGCGCTACATGCACAACTACAACTTCCCGCCGTACTCCACCGGTGAGACCGGCCGCGTCGGCTCCCCGAAGCGCCGCGAGATCGGCCACGGCGCCCTCGCCGAGCGCGCCCTCGTGCCGGTCCTGCCGACGCGCGAGGAGTTCCCCTACGCGATCCGCCAGGTCTCCGAGGCGCTCAGCTCGAACGGCTCGACGTCCATGGGCTCGGTCTGCGCCTCCACCATGTCGCTGCTGAACGCCGGTGTGCCGCTGAAGGCCCCGGTCGCCGGTATCGCCATGGGTCTGATCTCCCAGGAGATCGACGGCGAGACGCACTACGTCACCCTCACCGACATCCTCGGTGCGGAGGACGCCTTCGGCGACATGGACTTCAAGGTCGCCGGCACCAAGGAGTTCGTGACCGCCCTCCAGCTCGACACCAAGCTGGACGGCATCCCGGCCTCCGTCCTGGCCGCCGCGCTGAAGCAGGCCCGTGACGCCCGCCTCCACATCCTCGACGTGATGATGGAAGCGATCGACACGCCGGACGAGATGTCCCCCAACGCCCCGCGGATCATCACCGTCAAGATCCCCGTGGACAAGATCGGCGAGGTCATCGGCCCCAAGGGCAAGATGATCAACCAGATCCAGGAGGACACCGGCGCGGACATCACCATTGAGGACGACGGCACCATCTACATCGGTGCCGTCGACGGCCCGTCCGCCGAGGCCGCCCGTACGACGATCAACGGCATCGCCAACCCGACGATGCCGGAGGTCGGCGAGCGTTACCTGGGCACGGTCGTGAAGACCACCACCTTCGGTGCGTTCGTCTCCCTGCTCCCCGGCAAGGACGGTCTGCTGCACATCTCGCAGATCCGCAAGCTGGCCGGCGGCAAGCGCGTGGAGAACGTCGAGGACGTGCTCGGTGTGGGCGCCAAGGTCCAGGTCGAGATCGCCGAGATCGACTCCCGCGGCAAGCTCTCCCTCATCCCCGTGATCGAGGGCGAGTCTGACGACGAGAAGAAGGACGACGCCGACAAGTGA
- the dapB gene encoding 4-hydroxy-tetrahydrodipicolinate reductase: MSKLRVAVLGAQGRIGSEAVRAVEAAEDMELVAALGRGDKLETLAETGAQVAVELTTPASVMGNLDFCVRHGIHAVVGTTGWTDERLAQLRGWLDGSPETGVLIAPNFSIGAVLTMKFAQIAAPWFESVEVVELHHPNKVDAPSGTATRTAQLIAEARRAAGTAPAPDATVTALDGARGADVDGVPVHAVRLRGLLAHQEVLLGGEGETLTVRHDSLHHSSFMPGILLGARRVVTTPGLTFGLEHFLDLG; this comes from the coding sequence ATGAGCAAGTTGCGCGTGGCGGTCCTCGGTGCCCAGGGCCGCATCGGCTCCGAGGCCGTACGGGCCGTCGAGGCCGCCGAGGACATGGAACTGGTCGCCGCCCTGGGCCGCGGCGACAAGCTGGAGACGCTGGCGGAGACCGGCGCCCAGGTCGCCGTCGAACTGACCACCCCCGCCTCGGTCATGGGCAACCTCGACTTCTGCGTACGCCACGGCATCCACGCGGTCGTCGGCACCACGGGCTGGACCGACGAGCGCCTCGCGCAGTTGAGGGGCTGGCTGGACGGCTCTCCGGAGACCGGCGTGCTCATCGCTCCCAACTTCTCCATCGGGGCCGTCCTGACCATGAAGTTCGCGCAGATCGCCGCGCCCTGGTTCGAGTCCGTCGAGGTCGTCGAACTGCACCACCCGAACAAGGTCGACGCCCCCAGCGGCACCGCCACCCGCACTGCCCAGCTCATCGCCGAGGCCCGCCGCGCGGCCGGCACCGCCCCGGCGCCGGACGCCACGGTCACGGCCCTGGACGGTGCGCGGGGCGCCGACGTCGACGGCGTGCCCGTCCACGCCGTACGCCTGCGCGGCCTGCTCGCCCACCAGGAGGTCCTGCTCGGCGGTGAGGGTGAGACCCTGACGGTCCGTCACGACTCCCTCCACCACAGCAGCTTCATGCCGGGCATCCTGCTCGGCGCCCGCCGCGTGGTGACGACCCCGGGTCTCACCTTCGGCCTCGAACACTTCCTCGACCTGGGCTGA
- the rpsO gene encoding 30S ribosomal protein S15, whose amino-acid sequence MSLDAATKKQIISEFGTKEGDTGSPEVQVAMLSRRISDLTEHLKTHKHDHHSRRGLLILVGQRRRLLQYLAKKDIQRFRTLVDRLGIRRGAAGAK is encoded by the coding sequence GTGTCGCTCGACGCCGCTACGAAGAAGCAGATCATCAGCGAGTTCGGTACCAAGGAGGGCGACACCGGCTCCCCCGAGGTCCAGGTCGCGATGCTCTCCCGCCGTATCTCGGACCTGACCGAGCACCTCAAGACCCACAAGCACGACCACCACTCCCGTCGTGGTCTGCTGATCCTGGTCGGTCAGCGTCGCCGTCTGCTGCAGTACCTCGCCAAGAAGGACATCCAGCGCTTCCGTACGCTGGTCGACCGCCTCGGCATCCGCCGCGGTGCGGCGGGCGCCAAGTAA
- the dapA gene encoding 4-hydroxy-tetrahydrodipicolinate synthase, which yields MAPTSTPQTPFGRVLTAMVTPFTADGALDLDGAQRLATHLVDAGNDGLVINGTTGESPTTSDAEKSDLVRAVLEAVGDRAHIIAGVGTNDTHHSTELARAAEKVGAHGLLVVTPYYNKPPQEGLYRHFTAIADAAELPVMLYDIPGRSGVPIDTETIVRLAEHPRIVANKDAKGDLGRASWAIARSGLAWYSGDDMLNLPLLSVGAVGFVSVVGHVVTPELRALVEAYVSGDVQKATEIHQKLLPVFTGMFRTQGVMTTKAALALQGLPAGPLRAPMVELSPEETAQLKIDLGAGGVQL from the coding sequence ATGGCTCCGACCTCGACTCCGCAGACCCCCTTCGGGCGGGTCCTCACCGCCATGGTCACGCCCTTCACGGCGGACGGCGCACTCGACCTCGACGGCGCGCAGCGGCTCGCCACCCACCTGGTGGACGCAGGCAACGACGGCCTGGTCATCAACGGCACCACCGGCGAGTCCCCCACCACCAGTGACGCGGAGAAATCGGACCTGGTACGAGCCGTCCTGGAGGCTGTCGGCGACCGCGCGCACATCATCGCCGGCGTCGGCACGAACGACACCCACCACAGCACCGAACTCGCCCGCGCCGCCGAGAAGGTCGGCGCCCACGGTCTGCTCGTCGTCACGCCGTACTACAACAAGCCCCCGCAGGAGGGGCTGTACCGCCACTTCACGGCGATCGCCGACGCCGCCGAGCTGCCGGTCATGCTCTACGACATCCCCGGCCGCAGCGGCGTCCCGATCGACACCGAGACGATCGTCCGGCTCGCCGAGCACCCGCGCATCGTCGCCAACAAGGACGCCAAGGGTGACCTCGGCCGCGCCAGCTGGGCCATCGCCCGCTCCGGCCTCGCCTGGTACTCCGGCGACGACATGCTGAACCTGCCGCTGCTCTCCGTGGGCGCGGTCGGCTTCGTCTCGGTCGTCGGCCACGTCGTCACCCCCGAGCTGCGCGCCCTCGTCGAGGCATACGTCTCCGGCGACGTCCAGAAGGCCACAGAGATCCACCAGAAGCTGCTCCCGGTCTTCACCGGCATGTTCCGCACCCAGGGCGTGATGACCACCAAGGCGGCGCTCGCCCTCCAGGGCCTGCCCGCCGGACCGCTGCGCGCCCCCATGGTGGAGCTTTCGCCCGAGGAGACCGCCCAGCTCAAGATCGATCTTGGTGCGGGCGGGGTACAGCTCTAA
- a CDS encoding SCO5717 family growth-regulating ATPase, with product MSSDRDGMRGGWATPDDDQPDAESAIETTGEFTIDYAPPAWYTQNASSGGAGSESGTGADAGAGGVPPVVGSETPPPAPPVGPPVELSGGPGAAASGGTIPSSWPPVTAAPEADSGDIESGATMRISAVALKREIADAAVAKGASDAGADTGAGSDADAGVAAGVASSGEVGFGDFELNAPQVEGEAPAAAAPDAGSVTGGGESDGAGDSDGLSTGAEAPAQGQDSTGTAVATADTDAAEAVEQPGGASSSDEGQGAQDSSGQGNEGGATAERSAATDMSGEARATEGEQPGGAAHPSVVADGTEPTDAGPQETLPQSSVPQETPPQGTVPQDTPPQRSVPQAVTPPQDVAPENSGPHDATPDAAKPTDAATGTGTAEPLDAAPQPGASQDAPPAAPAPGAPGGVPQTPPAWTPPAPQGGLPPLPPAYQPAEPAAPASGAQWPPTAPAYPEMPGQQPAAAQGEPSVPPQQPFHPQAPQGAPAAWGNPLDAAPGTPVAPGVPNAPGVPNASGTPAAPSPTPPQAPNAPSPAGYGFPHPGAPVPPQAPIPQQGGYGFPQPEAQPGQPGHPGAPAPAAPPAQPTPGYGFPHPGASVPPQAPIPQQGGYGFPQATAQPGQPGAPNTPSAPTPNPNTPQAPAPQAGYGFPPPGAPATPGTPTPHLQGPPNSPAPQSGYGFPQPPAQPGQPAQPEHLGHPGQPQPPFPGQPGHPGQPANAAHPDHHPGHPGNPGPPGGHPQPPAPIDPRTGAAWPQPVQHDQRQPTNPGVAPLGYTAAVELSSDRLLNSKKQKQKSSRPASGGGLFKLGGKKEEAERQRKLELIRTPVLSCYRIAVISLKGGVGKTTTTTALGSTLATERQDKILAIDANPDAGTLGRRVRRETGATIRDLVQAIPYLNSYMDIRRFTSQAASGLEIIANDVDPAVSTTFNDEDYRRAIDILGKQYPIILTDSGTGLLYSAMRGVLDLADQLIIISTPSVDGASSASTTLDWLSAHGYQDLVARSLTVISGVRETGKMIKVDDIVSHFETRCRGVVVVPFDEHLSAGAELDLDMMRPKVREAYFTLAAMVAEDIARHQQSHGLWTSDGNPPPVVAPPMPGQQMPGQQAYPQQQGQPYPGQPQPYPGQPYPGQAPQPYSHPGQPAPGQPYPPQQGQQPYPPAAPQQ from the coding sequence GTGAGCAGCGATCGGGACGGGATGCGCGGGGGCTGGGCCACACCCGACGATGACCAGCCCGACGCGGAGTCCGCCATCGAGACGACGGGCGAGTTCACCATCGACTACGCGCCGCCTGCCTGGTATACGCAGAACGCGTCATCGGGCGGGGCCGGTTCGGAATCGGGTACGGGTGCTGATGCGGGTGCGGGGGGCGTTCCTCCGGTCGTCGGTTCCGAGACGCCTCCGCCCGCGCCGCCGGTCGGTCCTCCGGTCGAATTGTCCGGCGGGCCCGGTGCCGCCGCGTCGGGTGGCACGATTCCGTCCTCCTGGCCGCCGGTGACCGCCGCGCCCGAGGCCGACAGCGGGGACATCGAGAGTGGCGCGACCATGCGGATTTCCGCTGTCGCGTTGAAGCGTGAGATTGCGGACGCCGCTGTGGCCAAGGGTGCGTCGGACGCGGGCGCCGATACGGGCGCCGGGTCGGATGCGGATGCAGGTGTGGCTGCGGGCGTTGCTTCCAGCGGTGAAGTGGGCTTCGGCGACTTCGAGTTGAACGCGCCGCAGGTGGAGGGCGAAGCACCGGCCGCCGCTGCGCCCGATGCCGGGTCTGTGACCGGTGGCGGCGAAAGTGACGGTGCCGGTGACAGCGACGGTCTTTCCACGGGCGCCGAGGCTCCGGCGCAGGGGCAGGACAGCACCGGCACTGCCGTAGCCACTGCCGATACGGATGCCGCTGAGGCCGTCGAGCAGCCCGGCGGCGCCTCCTCGTCCGACGAGGGGCAGGGCGCCCAGGACAGCAGCGGTCAGGGCAACGAGGGCGGTGCGACTGCCGAGAGGTCGGCTGCCACGGACATGTCCGGCGAGGCCCGTGCCACCGAAGGCGAGCAGCCCGGCGGCGCCGCGCACCCGAGCGTCGTCGCCGACGGGACCGAGCCGACGGACGCCGGTCCTCAGGAGACCCTTCCCCAGAGTTCCGTCCCGCAGGAGACCCCGCCCCAGGGCACTGTCCCGCAGGACACCCCTCCCCAGCGCTCCGTCCCGCAGGCCGTCACTCCTCCTCAAGACGTCGCTCCGGAGAACTCCGGTCCTCACGACGCCACACCTGACGCCGCCAAGCCGACCGACGCCGCCACCGGCACCGGCACCGCCGAACCCCTGGACGCCGCGCCGCAGCCTGGCGCGTCCCAGGACGCCCCGCCCGCCGCGCCCGCTCCGGGTGCCCCCGGTGGCGTACCGCAGACGCCTCCCGCCTGGACGCCGCCGGCGCCGCAGGGTGGGCTTCCGCCGTTGCCGCCCGCGTACCAGCCCGCCGAGCCCGCAGCACCTGCCTCGGGGGCGCAGTGGCCCCCGACCGCGCCGGCATACCCCGAGATGCCCGGTCAGCAGCCGGCAGCCGCGCAGGGCGAGCCGTCCGTGCCGCCGCAGCAGCCGTTCCACCCGCAGGCGCCTCAGGGCGCGCCGGCGGCGTGGGGCAACCCGCTCGACGCCGCACCCGGTACGCCGGTCGCACCCGGCGTGCCCAACGCTCCCGGCGTACCCAACGCCTCCGGAACGCCGGCCGCCCCGAGCCCGACGCCCCCGCAGGCCCCCAACGCCCCCTCCCCCGCCGGTTACGGCTTCCCGCATCCCGGCGCACCCGTGCCCCCTCAGGCCCCCATCCCCCAGCAAGGCGGCTACGGCTTCCCTCAACCCGAGGCCCAGCCCGGACAGCCGGGCCACCCCGGCGCCCCCGCCCCGGCCGCACCCCCGGCGCAGCCCACCCCCGGTTACGGCTTCCCGCACCCCGGCGCATCCGTGCCCCCTCAGGCCCCCATCCCCCAACAGGGCGGCTACGGCTTCCCCCAAGCCACGGCCCAGCCCGGACAGCCGGGCGCGCCGAACACCCCGAGCGCCCCCACGCCCAACCCCAACACCCCGCAGGCCCCCGCCCCCCAGGCCGGCTACGGCTTCCCGCCCCCCGGCGCACCCGCCACGCCTGGTACCCCAACCCCCCACCTCCAAGGCCCGCCCAACTCCCCCGCCCCGCAGAGCGGCTACGGCTTCCCCCAGCCCCCCGCCCAGCCCGGACAGCCCGCCCAGCCGGAGCACCTGGGCCACCCCGGCCAGCCGCAACCCCCGTTCCCCGGCCAGCCCGGACACCCAGGCCAGCCCGCAAACGCAGCGCACCCGGACCACCACCCGGGGCACCCCGGTAATCCCGGCCCGCCCGGCGGTCACCCCCAACCCCCGGCCCCCATCGACCCCCGCACCGGCGCGGCCTGGCCGCAGCCGGTGCAGCACGACCAGCGCCAGCCCACCAACCCCGGTGTGGCACCGCTCGGTTACACCGCAGCCGTCGAGCTCTCCTCCGACCGGCTGCTGAACAGCAAGAAGCAGAAACAGAAGAGCAGCCGTCCGGCGTCGGGCGGTGGGCTGTTCAAGCTGGGCGGGAAGAAGGAGGAGGCCGAGCGGCAGCGGAAGCTGGAGCTGATCAGGACGCCGGTGCTGTCCTGCTACCGCATCGCGGTCATCAGCCTCAAGGGCGGCGTGGGCAAGACCACGACCACCACGGCCCTCGGCTCGACGCTCGCCACGGAGCGGCAGGACAAGATCCTCGCGATCGATGCCAACCCGGACGCGGGCACGCTCGGCCGCCGCGTGCGGCGTGAGACCGGGGCGACCATCCGCGACCTCGTCCAGGCGATCCCGTACCTCAACTCGTACATGGACATCCGGCGGTTCACCTCGCAGGCGGCCTCCGGGCTGGAGATCATCGCCAACGATGTCGACCCGGCCGTCTCCACGACGTTCAACGACGAGGACTACCGGCGCGCGATCGACATCCTCGGCAAGCAGTACCCGATCATCCTGACCGACTCGGGTACGGGTCTGCTCTACAGCGCGATGCGCGGCGTGCTCGACCTCGCCGACCAGCTCATCATCATCTCGACGCCGTCCGTGGACGGTGCGAGCAGCGCCAGTACGACGCTGGACTGGCTCTCCGCGCACGGGTACCAGGACCTGGTGGCACGTTCCCTCACGGTCATCTCGGGGGTACGCGAGACCGGAAAGATGATCAAGGTGGACGACATCGTCTCCCACTTCGAGACGCGCTGCCGCGGTGTCGTCGTCGTGCCCTTCGACGAACACCTGTCCGCCGGCGCCGAGTTGGATCTCGACATGATGCGGCCGAAGGTGCGGGAGGCGTACTTCACGCTCGCCGCGATGGTCGCCGAGGACATCGCCAGGCACCAGCAGTCGCACGGCCTGTGGACGTCGGACGGCAACCCGCCGCCGGTGGTCGCCCCGCCGATGCCGGGCCAGCAGATGCCGGGTCAGCAGGCGTACCCGCAGCAGCAAGGCCAGCCGTACCCCGGCCAGCCTCAGCCCTACCCAGGCCAGCCGTACCCCGGTCAGGCCCCGCAGCCCTACAGCCATCCCGGCCAGCCCGCACCGGGTCAGCCGTACCCGCCGCAGCAGGGGCAGCAGCCCTACCCGCCGGCAGCGCCACAGCAGTAG
- a CDS encoding DUF397 domain-containing protein — protein MAEAEDKELKARKEREKNELYALDISGVEWHSAPGTEEHEERVEIAYLPEGAVAMRSSLDPETVLRYTEAEWRAFVLGARDGEFDLEPAPHNGGLDAQTGR, from the coding sequence ATGGCCGAGGCCGAGGACAAAGAACTCAAAGCACGCAAGGAGCGGGAGAAGAACGAGCTCTACGCGCTCGACATCTCGGGAGTCGAGTGGCACAGCGCGCCTGGTACCGAGGAACACGAGGAGCGAGTGGAGATCGCGTACCTCCCCGAAGGGGCGGTGGCGATGCGGTCGTCGCTCGACCCGGAGACCGTGCTGCGTTACACGGAGGCGGAGTGGCGAGCCTTCGTCCTGGGGGCCCGGGACGGCGAATTCGATCTGGAGCCGGCTCCGCACAACGGGGGGCTGGACGCGCAGACCGGGCGCTGA